From the genome of Papaver somniferum cultivar HN1 chromosome 2, ASM357369v1, whole genome shotgun sequence, one region includes:
- the LOC113349365 gene encoding TPR and ankyrin repeat-containing protein 1-like translates to MEELDLLHCAEHKSFPSFCSAKHKILCSELKQLYVALTRARQRLWIYENTDKFSMPMFDYWKKLGVVQTMRVGSSKEELGVVQTNSQHLDESLAQTMRVGSSKEEWCSCSIKLFNVGNFEMAMMCFERAGDPYKEKWAKAAGLRAAAIRVGGSSSELARVHLTEAAEIFETIGKFEIAAKCFIQLKEYERAGLLYLKNSEEPRLEDAADCFSLAGCWSIAAEVYCRANCLLKCLTACTKGNLLEAGLLFIEKWKADGIFDGDTAESQGMKELKQEFLEKCAFLHYQVKDTNSMMKFVRSFNSLNLMRTFLVTHSYLDELVDLEVEFGNCMEAASSAKLRGDLLLGSEILEKGGCYEEASRIILLYVIVNSLWITGSKGWPLKKFSNKEELLTKSKLMAKTSNDNFYELICLVASSL, encoded by the exons ATGGAGGAACTAGATCTGCTTCACTGCGCCGAACACAAATCATTTCCAAGTTTCTGCTCGGCCAAGCACAAAATTCTTTGCTCTGAATTGAAACAACTGTATGTGGCTCTTACTCGTGCTAGGCAGAGGCTGTGGATCTATGAGAATACAGACAAATTCTCGATGCCTATGTTTGATTACTGGAAGAAGTTGGGAGTCGTACAGACGATGCGAGTTGGAAGCAGCAAGGAAGAGTTGGGAGTCGTACAGACAAATTCTCAACATCTGGATGAATCTCTTGCACAGACGATGCGAGTTGGAAGCAGCAAGGAAGAGTGGTGTTCTTGCAGTATCAAG CTATTTAACGTGGGTAATTTTGAGATGGCGATGATGTGTTTCGAAAGAGCTGGAGatccatacaaagagaaatgGGCAAAAGCTGCTGGACTTAGAGCTGCTGCTATCCGAGTGGGTGGTTCAAGTTCTGAACTGGCTCGCGTTCATCTGACTGAGGCTGCTGAGATTTTTGAAACAATTGGAAAATTCGAGATTGCTGCAAAATGCTTTATTCAGTTAAAGGAATACGAAAGGGCAG GTTTGCTTTACCTGAAGAATTCCGAGGAACCAAGGCTAGAGGATGCAGCTGATTGTTTTTCTCTTGCTGGATGCTGGTCTATTGCGGCCGAAGTGTATTGTAGGGCTAATTGCTTGTTGAAATGCCTGACTGCTTGCACCAAGGGAAATCTTTTGGAAGCGGGGCTTCTGTTCATAGAGAAATGGAAAGCAGATGGAATCTTTGATGGTGATACAGCCGAAAGTCAAGGGATGAAAGAATTGAAACAAGAGTTCCTAGAAAAGTGTGCATTTCTCCATTATCAAGTGAAAGATACAAATAGTATGATGAAGTTTGTTCGGTCCTTCAACTCATTGAACTTGATGCGGACTTTCTTGGTAACTCATAGTTATCTCGATGAGCTCGTGGATTTGGAGGTCGAGTTTGGAAACTGTATGGAGGCTGCAAGTTCTGCCAAGCTGAGAGGAGATCTTCTTCTTGGGTCAGAAATACTGGAAAAGGGTGGGTGCTATGAAGAAGCATCAAGGATCATTCTTCTGTATGTTATTGTCAATTCTCTTTGGATTACAGGAAGCAAAGGTTGGCCCTTGAAGAAATTCTCAAACAAAGAGGAACTTTTGACAAAATCAAAATTGATGGCAAAGACTAGCAATGATAACTTTTATGAGTTAATCTGCTTGGTGGCTAGCTCATTATAA